One region of Gossypium raimondii isolate GPD5lz chromosome 6, ASM2569854v1, whole genome shotgun sequence genomic DNA includes:
- the LOC105774053 gene encoding uncharacterized protein LOC105774053, with protein MAVTIKRAALIVASLGVLSFIFGVIAENKKPAAGTPISGKDVVICKYPSDPSVVLGYLSVAFLILSTLTGYWSLFYPYKGKSVPQSVLFQNTSFFVFFNIALFTGGLAATLILWPTITEHLHLIRNVHHNLSTECPTAKTGLLGGGAFVSLDSALFWLVALMLADNAREDHFDEVEKDRKVEHAQVLASAEYHVKGGAV; from the exons ATGGCTGTGACCATCAAGCGAGCGGCCCTCATCGTTGCCAGTCTTGGCGTCTTATCTTTTATCTTTGGAGTCATTGCCGAAAACAAGAAG CCTGCAGCTGGAACTCCAATTTCTGGAAAAGATGTGGTTATTTGTAAGTATCCATCGGATCCTTCGGTGGTTCTGGGCTACCTATCGGTTGCATTTCTGATACTATCTACTCTCACTGGCTATTGGTCCCTGTTTTACCCCTACAAAGGAAAATCTGTTCCACAGTCTGTTCTCTTCCAAAACACTAGTTTCTTCGTCTTCTTCAACATTGCCTT GTTTACAGGTGGCTTAGCAGCCACTCTGATCTTGTGGCCGACAATCACAGAGCACCTGCACTTGATTCGTAATGTTCATCACAATCTCTCCACGGAATGTCCTACTGCTAAGACTGGACTCCTTGGTGGTGGTGCGTTTGTTTCCCTTGATTCAGCCCTATTTTGGTTAGTTGCCCTTATGTTGGCCGATAATGCCCGAGAGGATCACTTTGATGAAGTTGAAAAAGACAGGAAAGTTGAGCATGCTCAGGTTCTCGCATCTGCTGAATACCATGTCAAAGGGGGTGCTGTGTAA
- the LOC128041702 gene encoding uncharacterized protein LOC128041702, producing the protein MELQMLRNGIGAILISPNEDHYPVTSKLDFDCTNNMAEYEACIMGIRAAIERKIKTLEVYGDSALVIYQLKGGWEKRDLKLISYRKLVLELTEEFDDIAFHYLPRDENQMADILATLASMIKANKLEDMEPIQMSIYETPAHCYNMRKRKILVILGTKTYCNM; encoded by the coding sequence atggagcttcaaatgctaAGAAATGGGATTGGGGCAATCCTGATATCCCCAAATGAAGACCACTATCCTGTTActagtaaattggattttgattgcacaaataatatggcCGAATATGAAGCGTGCATCATGGGCATCCGTGCAGCCATAGAACGTAAAATTAAGACGTTAGAGGTATATGGGGATTctgcattggtaatataccaactcAAGGGTGGATGGGAGAAGAGAGACCTCAAATTAATCAGTTATCGAAAGTTGGTCCTCGAATTGACGgaagagtttgatgacattGCTTTCCActatctcccacgagatgagaACCAGATGGCTGATATTTTAGCCACTCTAGCTTCCATGATCAAGGCGAATAAGCTAGAAGATATGGAGCCTATCCAGATGAGCATTTATGAAACCCCGGCTCATTGCTACAATATGAGGAAGAGAAAAATTTTAGTCATCCTTGGTACCAAGACATATTgcaatatgtga